The following is a genomic window from Bacteroides acidifaciens.
TGTCGGTGTTTCTCTTTTCAAACAAATGTATCGTGAAAATACGTTGGAAGAAAACGACTCATTATTGCAACAGGTGCCTGCTATCTATCAGACAGACCAAACCATTATGAAAATCAAAGATAGGGTGGAGAATGGAAAGAACACAATGGTCGGTAAAAAGTTTGCGGATTTTGAACTACAGACTTTATCAGGCGGGACAAAAAGACTTTCGGACTTTGTCGGTAAGGGAAAAGTCGTTTTATTGGATTTTTGGGCTAGTTGGTGCGGACCTTGTCTGAAAGAAATGCCAAACCTTGTGGCGGCTTATGACAAATATATGAATAAAGGTTTTGAAGTGATAGGTATATCGCTGGATGAAGACGAAGAAGACTGGCGGGGTGCCGTAGAACATTTGAAAATCTCTTGGCCGCAACTGTCCGATCTTAAAGGGTGGAAATGCAAGGCTGCCAAACTGTATGCGATACAGAGTATTCCTTATACTGTGTTGATTGACGGAGAGGGAACGATTATATGCAGAGATCTTCGGGGGGAAGAACTTCAAAAAAAGTTGGAAGAAGTTTTAAAGGATTGACAAACGCTCTGTTCATAAACGAGCGTTGCTATATCTAGCAAATACTTATTTGACAATACTACAAGCGAGAGTTCTGCTTCATAAAGGATTCTTGCTTGTAGTTTGTCCTGCTATTTGGCAGGAAATTAAAAAGTCTTTCTTGCTGTTCGATTTATCCTTTATTCCGGTATTCCAAAGGAGTCATTTCGGTATGTCTCTTGAAGTATCGGCAGAAAAGGGAAATGTTAGGAAAATTTAGTGCATCGGATATTGATTGTATGGAGGCGCTTGATAGTTTCAACTGTGATTTGGCATCCATGATTACCATGTATGAGATAAAATCTATGCATGTTCTTCCTGTTACCTGTTTGACTACTGTGCACAAGTACACTTGGGTTACTCCCAGCTTTTTGGCATACCAGGCGACTTTTCTGTTTTGTGCGTAATGATAGAATACTAATTGTGCGAAAGTTCGGCATAACTGTTCATTCCTTGAAAGATGTAATGTATCTGCCTCTCTGTGTTTATATAGTATAGATATGCCAGTGTGTGCGTTCAGATGTACATTGTATGTAACTCTTTTCTTTGTTTTTTCATCCATTGATAGGTACAACCGCCGTAAAAATAAGAAATGAGTTTTTATCATATTAGCTTCTGTCGGTTTCAAGATTAGTTTGGCTTTTCCTAATGCGACATATAAAGTTTCGGGTAGGATATTTTCGGAAATACGATGTTCTATGTAGTGTTGCGAAAATCCTAGGATATGAAATTCTGAGTTATTGTCTATTCTGTGGATTTGTAATATACTTCCCGGGGTAAGTATAATCAGGTCATTAGCTTTTGCTGTTATTCGGTTTATATTGACTGTAGCTTCTATTTCTCCTTCCATACAAAGTAATAATAGCTCGCATTTCAGACGTACGGGATGATCGGAGTATTTTTTGAAGAAATCTTGGTTAACATTAGTGTAAACAATCCAATCACTAGGCAAATCTATCTTCGGAATTTTCTTTTTCATATTTCTACTTTGGGTACAAATATAAACATAAAAGTGAATAAATAATATTGCAGATTACTTTTTTGTATGTTGTGAGAACAATATATAATAAAGAGGCCTGCCCGATATGACGACAAGCCTCTTTATTTCAGCTTAATGAATATCAGATATCCACCCTTTCCTGTGTTTTCTTGCCACCGTATGCACCAGCAGCACAACATAATGCGGCTCCGACCAAAAGAGCGAAGAATGAAATCAAGGCAGACCGTGCAGCAGCATCTGTTGCTTTGTCGGCAGCTACAAGTGCCTTATGTTTGATTTCTTTCCATTCTTGTGCCGCCTTTTGCAGATTAGCTTCCAGCTTGTCTATCTGTTCTCCGGCTTCTGCACGTGCGTTATCTATCAGATTCATAT
Proteins encoded in this region:
- a CDS encoding AraC family transcriptional regulator — its product is MKKKIPKIDLPSDWIVYTNVNQDFFKKYSDHPVRLKCELLLLCMEGEIEATVNINRITAKANDLIILTPGSILQIHRIDNNSEFHILGFSQHYIEHRISENILPETLYVALGKAKLILKPTEANMIKTHFLFLRRLYLSMDEKTKKRVTYNVHLNAHTGISILYKHREADTLHLSRNEQLCRTFAQLVFYHYAQNRKVAWYAKKLGVTQVYLCTVVKQVTGRTCIDFISYMVIMDAKSQLKLSSASIQSISDALNFPNISLFCRYFKRHTEMTPLEYRNKG
- a CDS encoding TlpA disulfide reductase family protein, with the translated sequence MKYSIFSAVACMLMGCMACTGNAGYKITGTVENAQEGDTVILQEAVNGDLSPLETTVIRNGYFTFEGKQDSTICRYITSKIDGREYMVDFFLENGNITVSLAKEAVSATGTYINDIHQKVREVVDKAVAEIDEAYAFLRDTTLTDEQRKEGEQQVRLKEAAYYQIVKDCMKQQITNLVGVSLFKQMYRENTLEENDSLLQQVPAIYQTDQTIMKIKDRVENGKNTMVGKKFADFELQTLSGGTKRLSDFVGKGKVVLLDFWASWCGPCLKEMPNLVAAYDKYMNKGFEVIGISLDEDEEDWRGAVEHLKISWPQLSDLKGWKCKAAKLYAIQSIPYTVLIDGEGTIICRDLRGEELQKKLEEVLKD